One window of the Chanos chanos chromosome 11, fChaCha1.1, whole genome shotgun sequence genome contains the following:
- the LOC115823757 gene encoding uracil nucleotide/cysteinyl leukotriene receptor-like translates to MGINFILGLPTNAYALWLSITEARRGAVSDIFVLNQSLCEVLCCLGVVLCSIYMKSFWSCSTGPVVAFLGIFCTARPIFLACICVERYLAVVHPVTFLRFKPLRYRVLCSAVTWLTILGDSFVTFFNLNSVPLLYVILGQSLAFFFVKCFCCLETMRALKQPGPREGDRTEMNKAKVKAFRVILIVLLCSIVNYIPMVVSLSLFGFLSFEEFLFSCTLSLSVMVMTGFVQPLLYLYRMAKLPHIKGCWSCLRFLKDHK, encoded by the coding sequence ATGGGCATCAATTTCATACTTGGTCTGCCAACCAACGCCTACGCCTTATGGCTCAGCATAACAGAAGCACGAAGGGGTGCCGTCTCTGACATATTTGTTCTCAACCAGTCACTGTGTGAGGTCCTGTGTTGCCTGGGAGTGGTACTGTGTTCGATTTACATGAAGAGTTTTTGGAGTTGTTCTACTGGTCCTGTGGTGGCTTTTTTGGGGATATTTTGCACTGCTCGCCCGATCTTTTTGGCCTGTATCTGCGTGGAGCGTTACCTGGCCGTGGTCCATCCCGTTACGTTCCTGAGGTTCAAACCGCTGAGGTACAGGGTTCTCTGTTCGGCCGTGACCTGGTTGACCATCCTCGGCGATTCATTTGTCACGTTTTTCAATCTGAACAGCGTGCCGTTGCTTTACGTCATTCTTGGACAAAGCCTGGCCTTCTTCTTcgtgaaatgtttttgctgtctcGAAACCATGAGGGCACTGAAGCAGCCTGGGccgagagaaggagacagaacagagatgaACAAAGCAAAAGTTAAGGCCTTCAGAGTGATTCTGATCGTTCTTCTGTGTTCTATTGTTAATTATATCCCTATGGTGGTGTCACTATCCCTTTTCGgttttttaagttttgaagAGTTCTTGTTCAGTTGCACCCTGTCTCTGTCCGTGATGGTGATGACTGGCTTTGTTCAGCCCCTCCTCTATCTCTATAGGATGGCGAAACTGCCACACATCAAGGGCTGCTGGTCTTGTTTGCGTTTCCTGAAAGACCATAAATAG